A window of Bos taurus isolate L1 Dominette 01449 registration number 42190680 breed Hereford chromosome 19, ARS-UCD2.0, whole genome shotgun sequence contains these coding sequences:
- the PRAC2 gene encoding putative protein PRAC2: MGSGGAEGRQLRGTPELGPRVRCLRGCFENLDSKRASRGTINALFHHYRPIRPLEWGGGKRKRGSQRIVLARKINKILQWNEDLDRGLTAPQPCSGCLGHPVFSLLEISFAALLAFLLGLSAAGLIHLPVPWPSFRRLRVQALSHAATNSPTPEARVPRLSEARGSVEGLLKS, from the exons ATGGGGTCTGGAGGAGCCGAGGGCCGTCAGCTCCGC GGGACCCCGGAGCTGGGGCCCCGGGTTCGTTGTCTGCGGGGCTGCTTCGAGAACCTAGATTCGAAAAGAGCTTCCCGAGGTACTATCAACGCTCTTTTCCACCATTACCGCCCAATCCGTCCTCTCGAG TGGGGCGGGGGGAAGCGCAAGAGAGGTTCGCAGCGAATTGTTCTGGCgaggaagataaataaaatactcCAGTGGAATGAAGACCTGGACCGAGGGCTTACGGCGCCGCAGCCTTGCTCCGGGTGCCTTGGCCACCCTGTTTTTTCTCTATTAGAGATCTCTTTTGCTGCCCTCCTAGCCTTCCTCCTGGGTCTCTCCGCCGCAGGGTTGATACATTTGCCAGTACCCTGGCCCAGTTTCAGGCGACTCCGGGTCCAAGCGCTCTCACACGCGGCTACGAATTCCCCAACCCCGGAGGCCCGAGTCCCCAGGCTTTCGGAAGCCAGAGGCTCAGTTGAGGGATTGTTAAAAAGCTGA